One genomic window of Thermoplasmata archaeon includes the following:
- a CDS encoding VOC family protein, with product MAQKPNSVVHVEFHSTAPEKTKAFLSDVFGWKFQDMPEMNYSTFEPPSAPGGGLQRAENMPAGVLDYVLTENIDQTLGKIRSSGGTVVTPRTEIPGMGWFAVFQDPTGIALALYEAGQRPRAVRAKPRRAARKPSGRGRKRGRRSR from the coding sequence ATGGCTCAGAAACCGAACAGCGTCGTGCACGTGGAATTTCATTCGACCGCGCCTGAAAAGACGAAAGCGTTTCTCTCCGACGTCTTCGGGTGGAAGTTCCAAGATATGCCGGAGATGAACTACTCGACCTTCGAGCCCCCGAGCGCGCCCGGCGGCGGCCTTCAAAGGGCCGAGAACATGCCCGCCGGCGTCCTCGACTACGTCCTGACGGAGAACATCGACCAGACGCTCGGCAAGATCCGCTCCTCAGGTGGCACGGTCGTCACGCCGAGAACGGAGATCCCGGGGATGGGATGGTTCGCGGTCTTCCAGGATCCCACGGGGATCGCCCTCGCCCTGTACGAGGCGGGGCAGAGGCCCCGCGCGGTCCGTGCCAAACCCCGCCGGGCCGCCAGGAAGCCCTCCGGTCGCGGCCGAAAGCGGGGCCGCCGGTCCCGCTGA
- a CDS encoding heavy metal-associated domain-containing protein, with translation MARSERAVFSMRGLDCAACAIDVGRALRKLPGIIEANVNCVIDKGFVEFDPEKTSWDAVARVLEKRGYHVLKGL, from the coding sequence ATGGCCCGAAGTGAACGTGCGGTCTTTTCGATGCGTGGCCTCGACTGTGCCGCTTGCGCGATCGACGTGGGGCGGGCGCTGAGGAAGCTGCCCGGCATTATTGAAGCGAACGTGAACTGCGTGATCGACAAAGGCTTCGTGGAGTTCGATCCGGAGAAGACGTCGTGGGACGCCGTCGCGAGGGTTCTGGAGAAGCGCGGATACCACGTCCTGAAGGGACTGTAG
- a CDS encoding MBL fold metallo-hydrolase, giving the protein MFFEQRLIGAMRNFGYVIGDPATKVAAVIDPSFDARVLQKAAAENGYAIELIFNTHHHPDHIFDNGRLANETGAKIAAHRLSNVAKDVVLEDGQIVGVGELKVKVVHTPGHSPDSCCYIVAGRVFTGDCLFVGDCGRVDLPGSSIEQMYDSLFNRVRTMDEALVVCPGHHYGPRPLSTIGEEKRTNYTMQPRTLDEFMRFMASP; this is encoded by the coding sequence ATGTTCTTCGAGCAGCGTCTGATCGGGGCGATGCGAAACTTCGGGTACGTGATCGGGGACCCGGCCACGAAAGTCGCGGCGGTGATCGATCCGAGTTTCGATGCCCGGGTCCTCCAGAAGGCCGCGGCGGAGAACGGATACGCGATCGAGTTGATCTTCAACACCCACCACCATCCGGATCACATCTTCGACAATGGCCGCCTGGCCAACGAAACGGGCGCGAAGATCGCCGCGCATCGCCTCTCGAACGTCGCGAAAGACGTGGTCCTCGAGGACGGCCAAATCGTCGGCGTCGGCGAGCTGAAGGTAAAGGTCGTCCACACGCCCGGCCATTCGCCGGACTCGTGCTGTTACATCGTCGCGGGCCGCGTCTTCACGGGCGATTGCCTGTTCGTCGGGGATTGCGGACGCGTCGACCTCCCCGGTTCGAGCATCGAGCAGATGTACGATTCCCTGTTCAACCGAGTGCGGACGATGGACGAGGCGCTCGTCGTGTGTCCCGGCCACCACTACGGACCGAGGCCCCTCTCGACGATCGGCGAAGAGAAACGGACGAACTACACGATGCAGCCCCGGACTTTGGACGAGTTCATGCGGTTCATGGCCTCGCCCTAA
- a CDS encoding DNA topoisomerase I, which produces MRRLIVTEKFNAAVRIATILSGGKAKRSHADGTTVFEFVQGEDRVRVVGLRGHIINLDYPEALNDWTRVDLKELVWAEPQKVVTEGKIGAALRTLAADVDEVIVATDFDREGELIGVEALEIIKEARPEVRIRRARFSALTKWDIERAFSNLVDVDYPLAWSAESRQSVDLAWGAVLTRFVSIASKQMGRDFLSVGRVQSPTLALIVDREREIENFPPQDYWTLHARFRKDVDGTPVEFDADHEHGPFWARREAQAAQAQAEGAPRGLVREYIQNEREERPPPPFNTTMFVAEANRIGFGAAQAMRIAEDLYQSGFISYPRTDNTVYPSTINLRSVLEKLADSPFADDARELLAQERISPSRGRTEATDHPPIYPVQGVARDRVKREDHWRIYELVVRRFFSTVAPSAVIQASEAKIDLGGQVFVAQGYRMTSPGWRKYYPYWTVREAVLPRLAVDEALERAGPVVVRDDQTKPPPRYSEGSLIQEMERLGLGTKSTRHEILKKLYDRKFMEGKYPRPTTSGRAVIEALADHAQRITQPEMTAHLEADMEGIATGVRAREDVVRESQQMLSEVLETLEANREAIGQEIEAALREQNYIGKCNLCKEGNLTVIRSRRGSRFLGCDRYPACRNTHPLPQMGIVQSAEENCPECSAPMIKHTDRGRTTTYCVASDCPTVRERNFIGRCEKCGDGELSIRHGTYGKRFVGCSSYPKCDNSYPLPQRGLIVPTEDRCNACGHPVIKVISRGRPPWVLCINMKCPAKDGKGRKSARGGAKRAPRKRKPKAKPEVVVADIPTG; this is translated from the coding sequence GTGCGCCGACTCATTGTGACAGAGAAGTTCAACGCCGCCGTTCGGATCGCGACGATCCTCAGCGGCGGGAAGGCGAAGCGCTCCCACGCCGACGGCACGACCGTCTTCGAATTCGTTCAAGGCGAGGACCGCGTCCGCGTCGTCGGCCTGCGGGGCCATATCATCAACCTCGACTACCCGGAGGCGCTCAACGACTGGACGCGGGTCGACCTCAAGGAGCTCGTGTGGGCGGAGCCTCAGAAGGTCGTCACCGAGGGAAAGATCGGCGCCGCCCTCCGCACGCTCGCGGCCGACGTCGACGAGGTCATCGTCGCGACGGACTTCGACCGCGAGGGCGAGCTCATCGGCGTCGAGGCGCTCGAGATCATCAAAGAAGCCCGTCCGGAGGTCCGGATCCGACGCGCGCGCTTCTCCGCGCTCACGAAGTGGGACATCGAGCGGGCGTTCTCGAACCTCGTGGACGTCGACTATCCGCTCGCTTGGTCGGCGGAATCCCGGCAGTCCGTCGATCTCGCGTGGGGCGCCGTGCTGACGCGGTTCGTGTCCATCGCCTCGAAGCAGATGGGACGCGACTTCCTGTCCGTCGGCCGGGTCCAGAGCCCCACGCTCGCGCTGATCGTGGATCGGGAGCGCGAGATCGAGAACTTCCCCCCGCAAGACTACTGGACCCTCCACGCGAGGTTCCGGAAGGACGTCGATGGCACTCCCGTCGAGTTCGACGCGGACCACGAGCACGGACCCTTCTGGGCGCGTCGGGAGGCGCAAGCCGCGCAGGCCCAGGCCGAGGGGGCGCCCCGAGGGCTCGTGCGGGAGTACATCCAGAACGAACGCGAGGAACGGCCGCCGCCACCCTTCAACACGACGATGTTCGTCGCGGAGGCGAACCGGATCGGTTTCGGCGCGGCCCAAGCGATGCGGATCGCGGAGGACCTGTACCAGTCCGGGTTCATCTCGTACCCACGGACGGACAACACGGTGTATCCGTCGACGATCAACCTGCGGTCCGTCCTCGAGAAACTCGCCGACTCCCCCTTCGCGGACGACGCGCGAGAACTCCTCGCGCAAGAGCGGATCTCGCCGAGCCGGGGACGCACGGAGGCCACCGACCACCCGCCCATCTACCCGGTCCAAGGCGTCGCCCGGGACCGCGTGAAGCGAGAGGACCACTGGCGGATCTACGAGCTCGTCGTACGTCGATTCTTCTCGACCGTCGCGCCGTCCGCGGTCATCCAGGCCTCCGAGGCGAAGATCGACCTCGGCGGGCAGGTGTTCGTCGCCCAGGGCTACCGGATGACGTCGCCGGGATGGCGGAAGTACTACCCCTACTGGACGGTCCGCGAGGCGGTCCTTCCGCGCCTGGCCGTCGACGAGGCGCTCGAGCGCGCGGGACCCGTCGTCGTGCGGGACGACCAGACGAAACCGCCACCGCGGTACAGCGAAGGCTCGTTGATCCAAGAGATGGAGCGGCTCGGGCTCGGCACGAAGTCCACGCGACACGAGATCCTCAAGAAGCTGTACGACCGGAAGTTCATGGAGGGGAAGTACCCCCGGCCCACGACGAGCGGCCGCGCGGTGATCGAGGCGCTGGCGGACCACGCGCAACGCATCACCCAGCCGGAGATGACGGCCCACCTCGAGGCGGACATGGAAGGGATCGCGACGGGCGTCCGCGCGCGGGAGGACGTCGTCCGGGAATCGCAGCAGATGCTCAGCGAGGTCCTCGAGACCCTCGAGGCGAACCGAGAGGCGATCGGGCAGGAGATCGAAGCGGCACTCCGGGAACAGAACTACATCGGCAAGTGCAACCTCTGCAAGGAGGGCAACCTGACCGTCATCCGCTCCCGCCGCGGGTCGCGGTTCCTCGGGTGCGATCGCTACCCGGCGTGCCGGAACACGCACCCGCTCCCGCAGATGGGGATCGTCCAGAGCGCCGAGGAGAACTGCCCGGAGTGCAGCGCCCCGATGATCAAGCACACGGACCGGGGGCGCACGACCACGTACTGCGTCGCCTCCGATTGCCCGACCGTTCGGGAGAGGAACTTCATCGGTCGGTGCGAGAAGTGCGGTGATGGGGAGCTGAGCATCCGACACGGGACGTATGGCAAACGGTTCGTCGGTTGCTCGAGCTACCCGAAATGCGACAACTCGTACCCGCTCCCGCAACGCGGTCTGATCGTGCCGACGGAGGACCGATGCAACGCGTGCGGACACCCGGTCATCAAGGTGATTTCCCGCGGACGGCCGCCGTGGGTCCTATGCATCAACATGAAGTGCCCGGCGAAGGACGGCAAAGGGCGGAAGTCGGCGAGGGGCGGTGCGAAGAGGGCGCCCCGGAAACGCAAGCCGAAGGCGAAGCCCGAGGTCGTTGTCGCGGACATCCCGACCGGTTAG
- the thiE gene encoding thiamine phosphate synthase, translating into MTSPKRPVERLVSIVEAALEGGVSVVQMRDKGAYSEAERTQAGRGLRGLCTSHDVPFLVNDDPELARRLDADGVHLGRGDPSPGPARLVLGPTAIIGVTVYGTPGEEDVAAKAGADYLAVGPFFPSPTKPDEPLLPLDVLDGVLHRSGLPVFSIGGITPDNAGLFARHGVAGIAVVSAIMDASDPRGATDSLRRAFLHTMTS; encoded by the coding sequence GTGACATCGCCGAAACGGCCCGTCGAGCGGCTCGTGTCGATCGTCGAAGCGGCACTCGAAGGCGGCGTGTCCGTCGTCCAGATGCGGGACAAGGGTGCGTACTCGGAGGCGGAACGGACGCAGGCAGGCCGCGGGCTCCGAGGGCTGTGCACGTCCCACGACGTGCCCTTCCTCGTGAATGACGATCCCGAACTCGCGCGACGCCTCGATGCGGACGGCGTGCACCTCGGTCGGGGCGATCCATCGCCGGGCCCCGCGCGGCTCGTCCTCGGCCCCACGGCGATCATCGGAGTGACGGTTTACGGCACGCCGGGCGAGGAAGACGTGGCGGCGAAGGCAGGTGCGGACTACCTCGCCGTCGGCCCGTTCTTCCCGAGCCCCACGAAACCCGACGAGCCTTTGCTCCCGTTGGATGTCCTCGACGGCGTCCTCCATCGGTCCGGACTCCCGGTCTTCTCAATCGGAGGGATCACGCCGGACAACGCAGGGCTCTTTGCCCGTCACGGGGTTGCCGGCATCGCGGTCGTCTCCGCGATCATGGACGCGTCGGATCCGCGCGGCGCAACGGATTCCCTCCGACGGGCGTTCCTGCACACGATGACCTCTTAG
- a CDS encoding AIR synthase family protein: MHAAPKYPMGKVSRAFFENVIARHLGVKRSDVAVGPANGVDVGVVLLPDGRAMISTTDPIYIVPQYGWERAAWFSFHILASDLTTSGVAPQYITLDWNLPMDIEDDQIETMLRVIDRESKKYGAAIVTGHTGRYEGCAYPMVGGATFLAIAPEDGWVTANMARAGNRLLVTKTAALEATAILSNTFPELVERRLGPETARAARALFESMSTVDDAIAAASVGLRGRGVWAMHDATEGGVRNAVWEMSQASGLGVNVDLSKVPIDPAVEAVSDVFGMDPLDAISEGTLLIAVEPGSADDVTARLKKIGSRAADIGAFTKAGQRCIDRGRPFEPAERDPFWVAFSRALAGEIA; encoded by the coding sequence ATGCATGCGGCGCCCAAGTACCCGATGGGCAAGGTGAGCCGCGCCTTCTTCGAGAACGTCATCGCTCGCCATCTGGGCGTGAAGCGAAGCGACGTGGCCGTCGGACCCGCGAACGGCGTGGACGTCGGCGTCGTGCTCCTCCCGGACGGACGCGCGATGATCTCGACGACAGACCCGATCTACATCGTGCCTCAGTACGGCTGGGAGCGGGCGGCATGGTTCTCGTTTCACATCCTCGCGTCCGACCTCACGACGTCTGGCGTGGCGCCGCAGTACATCACGCTGGACTGGAACCTCCCCATGGACATCGAGGACGACCAAATCGAGACGATGCTGCGGGTGATCGACCGCGAGTCGAAGAAGTACGGCGCGGCGATCGTCACCGGCCATACCGGCCGGTACGAGGGTTGCGCCTATCCCATGGTGGGCGGCGCGACGTTCTTGGCGATCGCACCGGAGGACGGGTGGGTGACCGCGAACATGGCGAGGGCGGGGAACCGCCTCCTCGTCACGAAGACCGCGGCTCTCGAGGCGACCGCGATCCTCTCGAACACGTTCCCGGAGCTCGTCGAGCGTCGACTCGGGCCGGAGACGGCCCGCGCCGCCCGGGCGCTGTTCGAGTCGATGAGCACCGTGGACGACGCGATCGCCGCGGCGTCCGTGGGCTTGCGAGGCCGCGGCGTCTGGGCGATGCACGATGCCACGGAAGGCGGCGTGCGCAACGCAGTCTGGGAGATGTCGCAGGCGTCCGGCCTGGGCGTCAACGTCGACCTGTCGAAAGTCCCCATCGATCCCGCCGTCGAGGCCGTCTCCGACGTCTTCGGCATGGATCCGCTCGACGCCATCAGCGAGGGGACACTCCTCATCGCGGTCGAGCCGGGTTCTGCCGACGATGTCACCGCACGCCTCAAGAAGATCGGAAGCCGCGCCGCGGACATCGGCGCATTCACGAAGGCCGGCCAGCGATGCATCGACCGCGGCCGTCCGTTCGAGCCCGCGGAACGGGATCCGTTCTGGGTGGCGTTCAGCCGCGCCCTCGCCGGGGAGATTGCCTGA
- the sucD gene encoding succinate--CoA ligase subunit alpha produces MAVLLTSKDRVVVQGITGHQGQFHTRAMLEFGTKVVAGVTPGKGGATVDGVPVFDSVLEAVRGPRANASIIFVPAPYAKDAAIEAIEAGLKLVVIITERIPFHDCLELMPYARSRGCTIIGPNCPGITTAGQAKMGIMPNHIFRTGDAGVISRSGTLTYEIVNAMTQGGFGQSTCVGIGGDPIIGTSTVEALAMFQKDRQTKRIVVVGEIGGTAEEEAAEFIKRHVSKPVVAYVAGRTAPPGKRMGHAGAIIQGGRGTAESKVRAFADAGVPVADYPADVAKLLANT; encoded by the coding sequence ATAGCCGTCCTCCTCACGTCGAAGGACCGCGTCGTCGTCCAAGGGATCACGGGACACCAAGGCCAGTTCCACACCCGCGCGATGCTCGAATTCGGCACGAAGGTCGTGGCCGGCGTCACGCCTGGGAAAGGAGGCGCCACGGTCGACGGGGTGCCCGTCTTCGACAGCGTCCTGGAAGCGGTGCGAGGCCCGCGGGCGAACGCCTCCATCATCTTCGTCCCCGCGCCGTATGCGAAGGACGCCGCTATCGAAGCGATCGAGGCGGGGCTCAAACTCGTCGTCATCATCACGGAGCGCATCCCGTTCCACGATTGCCTCGAGCTGATGCCCTATGCGCGGAGCCGGGGCTGCACGATCATCGGCCCCAACTGCCCGGGCATCACGACCGCGGGCCAGGCGAAGATGGGCATCATGCCGAATCACATCTTCCGGACGGGCGATGCCGGCGTGATCTCCCGTAGCGGCACGCTGACGTACGAGATCGTGAACGCGATGACCCAGGGGGGCTTCGGGCAGTCGACGTGCGTCGGAATTGGAGGAGACCCGATCATCGGTACGAGCACGGTCGAAGCGCTCGCGATGTTCCAGAAGGACCGCCAGACGAAGCGGATCGTCGTCGTCGGGGAAATCGGCGGGACGGCCGAAGAGGAAGCCGCAGAATTCATCAAGCGGCATGTGTCGAAGCCCGTCGTGGCCTACGTGGCGGGTCGGACCGCACCGCCGGGGAAGCGCATGGGACACGCCGGCGCGATCATCCAGGGAGGCCGAGGCACCGCAGAATCGAAGGTGCGGGCGTTCGCGGACGCAGGCGTCCCAGTCGCAGACTACCCCGCGGATGTTGCGAAGCTCCTAGCGAACACGTGA
- the sucC gene encoding ADP-forming succinate--CoA ligase subunit beta: MKFLEHKAKEIFARYGIPIPRGIVASKPEDISDPPLPCMVKAQVLVGGRGKAGGIKPAESLEEARAVSRQILGMDIHGYRVKQVYLEERLDITKELYVGLTIDRSAREPLLMASATGGVEIEAVPRDQIFMEHVPTMAGLQPYVLRTMRSSLGLPADVGDRVADIVRRSYDLFRKEDAELVEINPLAVTRDGRVIAGDAKLVIDDNAEYRHPEYAGLDQDRTPLEQEAHEKGITFIQLDGDIGVIANGAGLTMATLDVLNLKGGRGGTFLDLGGTDDPEKVKQAFEILIKARPSVILLNIFGGITKADTVALGVQGALEDMHARIPVVARIKGVNEGRAKEILRSIGMHAAETMEEAAELAVKVKSGGG, translated from the coding sequence ATGAAGTTTCTCGAGCACAAGGCGAAAGAAATCTTCGCGCGCTACGGCATCCCAATCCCCCGAGGCATCGTCGCGTCGAAGCCCGAGGACATCTCCGATCCGCCGCTTCCCTGCATGGTGAAGGCCCAGGTGCTCGTCGGCGGTCGCGGCAAGGCGGGAGGCATCAAGCCGGCGGAATCTCTGGAGGAAGCCCGCGCGGTCTCGCGGCAGATCCTCGGCATGGACATCCACGGATACCGAGTCAAGCAAGTCTACCTCGAGGAGCGGCTGGACATCACGAAGGAGCTCTACGTCGGCCTCACGATCGACCGCTCCGCCCGAGAGCCGCTCCTGATGGCGAGCGCGACGGGCGGGGTCGAGATCGAAGCGGTGCCCCGGGATCAGATCTTCATGGAGCACGTGCCGACGATGGCGGGCCTCCAGCCCTATGTCCTGCGGACGATGCGGTCCTCCCTGGGGTTGCCCGCAGACGTGGGCGACCGGGTCGCGGACATCGTGCGACGGTCGTACGACCTGTTCCGCAAGGAGGACGCGGAGCTCGTGGAGATCAACCCGCTCGCAGTCACGCGGGACGGCCGGGTGATCGCGGGCGATGCGAAGCTCGTGATCGACGACAACGCGGAATACCGCCACCCGGAGTACGCGGGTCTTGACCAAGATCGCACGCCGTTGGAGCAGGAGGCCCACGAGAAGGGCATCACGTTCATCCAGCTCGACGGCGACATCGGCGTGATCGCGAACGGCGCCGGGCTGACGATGGCGACGCTCGACGTGCTGAACCTGAAGGGCGGCCGGGGCGGGACGTTCCTCGACCTCGGCGGCACGGACGATCCGGAGAAAGTGAAGCAGGCGTTCGAGATCCTGATAAAGGCCAGGCCGTCCGTCATCCTGCTGAACATCTTCGGCGGGATCACGAAGGCGGACACGGTCGCGCTCGGCGTGCAAGGGGCCCTCGAAGACATGCACGCGCGGATCCCCGTCGTCGCCCGGATCAAGGGAGTCAACGAAGGCCGGGCGAAGGAGATCCTGCGGTCGATCGGCATGCATGCCGCGGAGACGATGGAGGAAGCCGCCGAACTCGCGGTCAAGGTGAAGTCGGGAGGCGGGTGA
- the ilvE gene encoding branched-chain-amino-acid transaminase — MDLSVYVDGKFYPQSEAKVSVFDHGLLYGDGVFEGIRAYNGRIFKLERHLERLFHSAKAIDLKIPHTKEEMANLILETCRRNEIHEGYIRPVITRGKGDLGLDPRKCKSGPSVVIIAQPQISLYGKVYERGMKLVTSSYRRVPPQSLSPSIKSLNYLNNIMARVEANQYGADEALMLDIHGYVSEATADNFFIVRNSTVTTPFSSTNLPGVTRETVLEIVPQLGLKPEERLFTLYDVWAADEAFITGTAAEIGPVVELDGRSIGDGKPGPTTKKIMKAFRDLVMTTGTPI, encoded by the coding sequence ATGGATCTGAGCGTCTACGTTGACGGTAAGTTCTACCCCCAATCCGAGGCGAAGGTCAGCGTCTTCGACCACGGCCTGCTGTACGGGGACGGCGTCTTCGAAGGGATCCGGGCGTACAACGGACGGATCTTCAAGCTGGAGCGGCATCTGGAGCGGCTCTTCCATTCCGCGAAGGCCATCGACCTGAAGATCCCGCACACGAAAGAGGAGATGGCGAACCTCATCCTCGAGACGTGCCGGAGGAACGAGATCCACGAGGGGTACATCCGGCCCGTCATCACGCGAGGCAAGGGCGACCTGGGCCTCGATCCGAGGAAGTGCAAGTCCGGGCCCAGCGTCGTGATCATCGCGCAGCCGCAGATTTCGCTGTACGGCAAGGTCTACGAACGAGGCATGAAGCTCGTGACATCGTCGTACCGTCGGGTGCCGCCGCAGAGCCTCAGCCCGTCGATCAAGTCCCTGAACTACCTGAACAACATCATGGCCCGGGTCGAGGCAAACCAGTACGGCGCCGACGAGGCGCTGATGCTCGACATCCACGGTTACGTGTCCGAAGCGACCGCGGACAACTTCTTCATCGTCCGCAACTCGACGGTCACGACCCCGTTCTCGTCCACGAACCTTCCCGGGGTGACGAGGGAGACCGTCCTCGAGATCGTGCCGCAACTCGGCCTGAAGCCGGAGGAACGGCTCTTCACCCTCTACGACGTCTGGGCCGCGGACGAGGCGTTCATCACAGGCACGGCGGCCGAGATCGGCCCCGTCGTCGAGCTAGACGGTCGGTCCATCGGGGACGGGAAGCCGGGTCCGACGACGAAGAAGATCATGAAGGCGTTCCGAGATCTCGTCATGACGACCGGGACACCGATCTAG
- a CDS encoding phosphoribosylaminoimidazolesuccinocarboxamide synthase — protein MRFLRKGKVKEVYEVSDDELEFVFTDQISVFDKVIPTLVPHKGETLCRTAAHWFATVDGLGIRTHFLRLEGGNRMRVRRVQVIPEYDRITARTTNFLIPLEVIARYYVAGSLHDRIKEGKVRPEDAGFSRGHVPAYGELLPEPFVEVTTKLEKVDRELTTQEALAISKLSPREYQALVDAVLRIDERLNADVRKRGLIHVDGKKEFAMDRERQLMLVDTFGTADEDRFWDLDAYERGEQVELSKEFVRQYYRKIGYHEALMAARAGEKPEPEIPPLPADVREQATALYVGLFERLTGEKFR, from the coding sequence GTGCGGTTCCTCCGGAAGGGTAAGGTGAAGGAGGTCTACGAGGTTTCCGACGACGAACTCGAGTTCGTCTTCACGGACCAGATCAGTGTCTTTGACAAGGTCATCCCGACGCTCGTCCCACACAAGGGCGAGACGCTGTGCCGCACCGCCGCGCACTGGTTCGCGACGGTCGACGGGCTGGGCATCCGCACGCACTTCCTCCGCCTCGAAGGTGGGAACCGGATGCGCGTCCGCCGGGTCCAAGTGATCCCGGAATACGACCGGATTACGGCCCGGACGACGAACTTCCTCATCCCCCTCGAGGTCATCGCGCGCTACTACGTCGCCGGCTCGTTGCACGATCGGATTAAGGAGGGAAAGGTCCGACCCGAGGATGCCGGGTTCTCGCGAGGGCATGTGCCTGCGTACGGCGAGCTGCTGCCAGAGCCGTTCGTCGAGGTCACGACGAAACTCGAGAAGGTGGACCGCGAGCTCACGACCCAGGAAGCACTCGCGATCTCGAAGCTCAGTCCACGGGAGTACCAGGCGCTTGTAGACGCGGTCCTCCGGATCGACGAACGGCTTAACGCGGACGTGAGGAAGCGAGGGCTGATTCACGTCGACGGGAAGAAGGAATTCGCGATGGACCGCGAGCGACAACTCATGCTCGTCGACACGTTCGGGACCGCCGACGAAGACCGGTTCTGGGATCTCGACGCGTACGAGAGAGGCGAGCAGGTCGAGCTGAGCAAGGAATTCGTCCGACAGTACTACCGCAAGATCGGCTACCACGAGGCGCTCATGGCGGCCCGCGCGGGCGAGAAGCCAGAGCCCGAGATCCCGCCGCTCCCCGCCGACGTAAGGGAGCAGGCGACGGCCCTCTACGTTGGCCTGTTCGAGCGGCTCACGGGAGAGAAGTTCCGGTAA
- a CDS encoding DJ-1/PfpI family protein, whose translation MRVGILLFDGVEELDAVGVYEVLAKAKQLHPQLDLTVRFRAIKEEIVGALGMKFLAHEVRRELSDLNLVVVPGGPGREELLKDEEALKALLDFGTEKPVASVCTGALILKAAGLLAGRKATTHRSAMDELRTVADVVDARVVEDGLITTAAGVTASIDLGLYLLTKHFGPELAREVAERIEYPAYPNP comes from the coding sequence GTGCGCGTGGGCATCCTGCTGTTCGACGGCGTCGAGGAACTCGACGCGGTGGGTGTTTACGAAGTCCTCGCGAAGGCGAAGCAGCTTCATCCGCAGCTCGACCTGACGGTCCGGTTCCGGGCCATCAAGGAGGAGATCGTCGGGGCCCTGGGGATGAAGTTCCTGGCCCACGAGGTCCGGCGGGAACTCTCGGATCTCAATCTCGTCGTCGTCCCGGGCGGACCGGGCCGCGAAGAACTCTTGAAGGACGAGGAGGCGCTGAAGGCCCTGTTGGATTTCGGCACGGAGAAGCCCGTGGCCAGCGTGTGCACGGGCGCCCTCATCCTGAAGGCGGCGGGCCTCCTCGCGGGCCGGAAGGCCACGACGCACCGCAGTGCGATGGACGAGCTCCGCACGGTGGCGGACGTCGTCGACGCGCGGGTAGTCGAGGACGGCCTCATCACGACGGCGGCTGGCGTCACCGCCTCGATCGACCTCGGGCTCTACCTGTTGACGAAACATTTCGGGCCGGAGCTCGCCCGCGAGGTCGCGGAGCGCATCGAGTACCCCGCATACCCAAATCCCTAA
- a CDS encoding KaiC domain-containing protein has translation MTETETEPERSTDGTDAAAEGFVLTGIDGLDEMLGRGVPAGHIITVMGSFGTGKTTFALQFLMQGLINGEKGIFISLEEDVESVIANAASFGWDLRPYLKEKKLHIVKLEPADAKTTVTRIKSELPDFIKRSGASRVAVDSISLLNMLFADDTERREKLFSLCKQLKSTGATCVFTAEVKDDNARSSRDGLVEYVSDGVIGLRFNERENGDVQLVIQVIKMRRLKHPRSVKPYSITDQGIEVHGDMEVF, from the coding sequence TTGACCGAAACGGAGACGGAGCCCGAGAGGTCGACGGACGGAACGGATGCGGCGGCGGAAGGATTCGTCCTCACGGGGATCGACGGCCTCGACGAGATGCTCGGCCGGGGGGTTCCCGCGGGACACATCATCACGGTCATGGGGTCGTTCGGCACCGGCAAGACGACCTTCGCGCTGCAGTTCCTCATGCAGGGCCTGATCAACGGCGAGAAAGGCATCTTCATCTCCCTCGAGGAGGACGTCGAATCGGTCATCGCGAACGCAGCCTCGTTCGGTTGGGATCTGAGGCCGTACCTGAAGGAGAAGAAGCTGCATATCGTGAAGCTCGAGCCCGCGGACGCGAAGACGACCGTCACGCGGATCAAGTCGGAGCTGCCGGATTTCATCAAGCGGTCCGGGGCGTCGCGGGTGGCCGTCGACTCGATCAGCCTGCTGAACATGCTCTTCGCGGACGACACGGAGCGGCGGGAAAAGCTGTTCTCCCTCTGCAAGCAACTCAAGTCGACGGGCGCCACGTGCGTCTTCACGGCGGAGGTGAAGGACGACAACGCGCGGTCGAGCCGCGACGGCCTCGTCGAGTACGTCAGCGACGGCGTAATCGGCCTGCGCTTCAACGAGCGGGAGAACGGGGACGTCCAACTCGTAATCCAGGTGATCAAGATGCGGCGCCTCAAACATCCGCGGTCCGTGAAGCCGTACAGCATCACGGACCAGGGAATCGAAGTCCACGGCGACATGGAAGTCTTCTGA